A section of the Verrucomicrobiales bacterium genome encodes:
- a CDS encoding U32 family peptidase has protein sequence MVSPTGIAPVRPELLAPAGDWECVRAAVENGADAIYFGLSRFNARMRAKNFTEADLPALMEFIHRRGVRGYVTFNTLIFENELASAEDYLRSIIAAGVDAAIVQDVGICRLIRELSPNFPIHASTQMTVTSPAGVDFAKKLGCQLVVLARECSIAEIQRIHQANPLPIEVFVHGALCVAYSGQCLTSESLGGRSANRGECAQACRLPYDLISDGRQVPLGDRRYLLSPQDLSGLEVLPELVQAGISSLKIEGRLKSPDYVASITRVYRQALDRALAAAQPEATDETSSRAWKYDLEMGFSRGLYTGWFKGIDNQELVHARFGKKRGVFLGTVSRVTRDSVWLQLESPTKLGDGIVFDAGTPDQGEEGGRIYEIKPAPGGKGPPLTELKFGHGHIDFQKVKVGDKVWKTSDPELERRVRQTYDGDTPKFRRQLRAEVHGKAGEPMTLILRDEMGHTVEVHSTIPLASAQNRPLTTEVLREQIGRLGGTGLCLGGLTSHLEGEVLLPLSELNRIRREAVSQIEQLRAQPQRWTLRDSQAYSPRSQTRSTAAPATPELIVLVRNLAQLQAVLTTSVATIYCEFEDPKKYREAVTLYRQSRPTTLSESPAGGIFVAPPRIFKPGEEWILKLITSCEADGVLIRNYDHLTAFPQGRKIGDFSLNVANSWTADYFLRHQGLERVTASYDLNFEQLAALLESGSAPDFEITIHQHMPMFHMEHCVFCAFMSSGKDYHDCGRPCEKHDVRLKDRVGQEHPLKADAGCRNTVYNALAQTGAEYVQRMIQLGVVRFRLEFLNESPQVVLQTLEMYDRLLQGEVTGSQLWQELKLRHQLGVTRGQMERNET, from the coding sequence CCGACCGGTATCGCTCCCGTGCGCCCCGAACTCTTGGCGCCCGCCGGCGATTGGGAATGCGTCCGCGCAGCGGTGGAAAACGGGGCCGACGCCATCTACTTCGGACTCTCCCGTTTCAACGCGCGCATGCGCGCCAAGAACTTCACCGAGGCGGATCTTCCCGCACTCATGGAGTTTATCCACCGGCGTGGAGTCCGCGGCTACGTCACGTTCAACACCCTCATTTTCGAAAACGAACTAGCCTCCGCCGAAGACTACCTCCGCTCCATCATCGCGGCAGGCGTGGACGCCGCGATCGTGCAAGATGTCGGGATCTGTCGCCTGATCCGCGAGCTCTCGCCGAACTTCCCCATTCATGCGAGCACGCAAATGACCGTCACCAGCCCAGCTGGCGTCGACTTTGCCAAGAAGCTCGGATGCCAGTTGGTGGTTCTGGCTCGGGAATGCTCCATCGCCGAAATCCAGCGGATCCATCAAGCCAATCCCTTGCCGATCGAGGTCTTCGTGCACGGAGCCCTCTGCGTCGCCTATTCGGGCCAGTGCCTGACCAGCGAGTCTCTCGGCGGCCGATCCGCCAATCGAGGCGAGTGCGCTCAAGCCTGTCGACTGCCCTACGATCTCATTTCGGATGGCCGACAGGTGCCGCTCGGAGACCGACGCTACTTGCTCAGCCCCCAGGATCTCTCCGGCCTCGAGGTGCTACCTGAACTCGTGCAGGCCGGAATCTCTTCCCTCAAAATCGAAGGCCGACTCAAATCGCCTGATTATGTGGCCAGTATCACGCGCGTTTACCGTCAGGCCCTGGACCGCGCCCTGGCTGCCGCCCAGCCGGAAGCGACCGACGAAACCTCCAGCCGCGCCTGGAAATACGACCTCGAGATGGGCTTTTCGCGAGGGCTCTACACCGGGTGGTTCAAAGGCATCGACAATCAGGAACTGGTTCACGCCCGATTCGGCAAGAAGCGCGGCGTCTTCCTCGGCACCGTCAGCCGTGTCACGCGGGATAGTGTATGGCTCCAGCTCGAATCTCCCACCAAGCTCGGCGACGGCATCGTCTTCGATGCGGGCACTCCCGATCAGGGGGAAGAAGGCGGTCGCATTTACGAGATCAAGCCGGCGCCAGGCGGCAAGGGTCCTCCCCTGACCGAGCTCAAGTTCGGACACGGCCACATCGATTTTCAGAAGGTGAAGGTGGGCGACAAGGTTTGGAAGACGAGCGATCCCGAACTGGAGCGACGTGTCCGCCAGACCTACGACGGCGACACGCCGAAGTTCCGTCGGCAGCTTCGCGCCGAAGTCCACGGCAAAGCGGGCGAGCCCATGACTCTGATCCTACGAGATGAAATGGGTCATACCGTCGAGGTCCATTCCACGATCCCGCTAGCCTCCGCCCAAAACCGTCCACTCACGACCGAAGTGCTGCGGGAGCAAATCGGTCGACTCGGCGGCACCGGCCTGTGTCTCGGCGGCTTGACCTCTCACCTCGAAGGCGAGGTATTGCTCCCGCTCAGCGAGCTCAATCGTATCCGGCGAGAGGCTGTCTCGCAGATCGAACAGCTGCGAGCGCAGCCCCAGCGTTGGACGCTCCGAGACTCGCAAGCTTACTCCCCCAGATCGCAAACGCGCAGCACTGCAGCGCCCGCGACGCCCGAGCTCATCGTCCTGGTCCGCAACCTGGCCCAGCTCCAGGCCGTCCTGACCACCTCGGTCGCAACAATCTATTGCGAATTTGAGGATCCGAAGAAATACCGCGAAGCGGTGACACTCTACCGACAGTCTCGGCCGACAACTCTTTCCGAAAGCCCAGCCGGAGGCATCTTCGTGGCGCCTCCAAGGATCTTTAAGCCAGGAGAGGAATGGATCCTGAAGCTGATCACCTCCTGCGAAGCGGACGGCGTACTCATCCGCAACTACGACCATTTGACCGCCTTCCCCCAAGGACGGAAAATCGGCGATTTCTCACTCAACGTCGCCAATTCGTGGACGGCCGATTACTTCCTGCGCCACCAAGGACTGGAACGCGTCACCGCCAGCTACGACTTAAACTTCGAGCAATTGGCCGCGTTACTCGAAAGCGGGTCAGCACCCGATTTCGAGATCACCATTCATCAGCACATGCCCATGTTCCATATGGAGCACTGCGTCTTCTGTGCCTTCATGTCGAGCGGGAAGGATTACCACGACTGCGGCCGCCCTTGTGAAAAGCACGACGTGCGACTCAAAGATCGCGTCGGACAGGAGCACCCGCTCAAAGCCGACGCGGGATGTCGCAACACCGTCTACAATGCGCTGGCGCAGACCGGGGCTGAATACGTGCAGCGAATGATCCAGCTCGGCGTGGTTCGGTTCCGTCTGGAATTCCTCAATGAGTCGCCGCAAGTGGTTCTACAAACGCTGGAGATGTATGATCGACTGCTCCAAGGCGAGGTGACGGGCAGCCAGCTGTGGCAGGAGCTCAAGCTCCGCCATCAACTGGGCGTCACCCGCGGCCAGATGGAACGGAACGAAACCTGA